A genomic stretch from Penicillium digitatum chromosome 4, complete sequence includes:
- a CDS encoding Malate synthase, which translates to MSLIDTQLKDVAILGTINNDARKILTKEACAFLALLHRTFNPTRKALLQRRIDRQAEIDKGHLLDFLPQTKHIRENDAWKGAPPAPGLVDRRVEITGPTDRKMVVNALNSDVWTYMADFEDSSAPTWDNMVNGQVNLYDAIRRQIDFKQGDKEYKLRTDRTLPTLIARARGWHLEEKHFTVNGEAISGGLFDFGLYFFHNAKELVARGAGPYFYLPKMESHLEARLWNDVFNLSQDYIGLPRGTIRGTVLIETITAAFEMDEIIYELRDHSSGLNCGRWDYIFSFIKKFRNHPTFVLPDRSDVTMTVPFMDSYVKLLIKTCHRRGVHAMGGMAAQIPIKNDPAANDKAMESVRADKLREVRAGHDGTWVAHPALASIASDIFNKYMPTPNQLFVRREEVNITATDLLNTHVPGKITEEGIRKNLNIGLSYMEGWLRGVGCVPINFLMEDAATAEVSRSQLWQWTRHNVTTAEGKRVDKEFALRLLQEQADGLAAKAGSGNKYQLAAQYFAGQVTGEDYADFLTSLLYNEISSAGSAAKL; encoded by the coding sequence ATGTCTCTTATCGACACACAGCTCAAGGATGTCGCTATCCTGGGCACCATTAACAATGATGCTCGCAAGATTCTAACCAAAGAGGCGTGTGCCTTTTTGGCTCTGTTGCACCGCACCTTTAACCCCACCCGCAAAGCTCTTCTCCAGCGCCGTATCGATCGCCAGGCCGAGATCGATAAGGGCCACCTTCTCGACTTCCTCCCCCAGACTAAGCACATCCGTGAGAATGATGCTTGGAAGGGTGCTCCTCCTGCTCCAGGTCTCGTAGACCGTCGTGTCGAGATCACTGGTCCAACCGACCGGAAGATGGTGGTGAACGCGCTGAACTCTGATGTCTGGACTTATATGGCTGATTTCGAGGATTCGAGCGCCCCGACTTGGGACAACATGGTGAACGGCCAGGTTAACCTGTACGATGCTATTCGCCGGCAGATCGATTTCAAGCAGGGTGATAAGGAGTACAAGTTGCGAACTGACCGCACCTTGCCCACTCTGATTGCTCGTGCTCGGGGCTGGCACTTGGAGGAGAAACACTTCACCGTGAACGGCGAAGCCATCTCCGGCGGTCTGTTTGATTTCGGTCTGTACTTCTTCCACAACGCCAAGGAGCTGGTCGCCCGCGGTGCCGGTCCTTACTTCTACCTCCCCAAGATGGAGTCACACTTGGAGGCTCGTCTCTGGAACGACGTCTTCAACCTGTCCCAGGATTACATTGGTCTGCCTCGTGGAACCATCCGTGGAACCGTTCTGATTGAGACCATCACCGCCGCATTTGAGATGGACGAGATTATCTACGAGCTCCGCGATCACAGCTCCGGTCTCAACTGCGGCCGCTGGGATTACATCTTCTCCTTCATCAAGAAGTTCCGCAACCACCCCACCTTCGTCCTCCCCGATCGTTCCGATGTAACCATGACCGTGCCTTTCATGGATTCCTACGTGAAGCTCCTCATCAAGACCTGCCACCGGCGTGGCGTTCACGCCATGGGTGGTATGGCCGCACAGATCCCCATCAAGAACGACCCCGCCGCCAACGACAAGGCCATGGAGAGTGTTCGTGCCGACAAGCTGCGCGAGGTGCGCGCCGGCCACGATGGCACCTGGGTTGCCCACCCTGCACTGGCCTCGATCGCCTCTgacatcttcaacaagtACATGCCTACTCCCAACCAGCTGTTCGTCCGCCGCGAGGAAGTGAACATTACCGCTACCGACCTCCTCAACACCCACGTCCCCGGCAAGATCACCGAGGAAGGCATCCGCAAGAACCTGAACATCGGTCTCAGCTATATGGAAGGCTGGCTCCGCGGCGTCGGCTGTGTGCCCATCAACTTCCTCATGGAGGACGCCGCTACAGCCGAGGTTTCCCGCAGCCAGCTTTGGCAGTGGACCCGACATAACGTCACCACCGCCGAGGGCAAGCGCGTGGATAAGGAGTTTGCGCTACGTCTGCTGCAGGAGCAGGCTGATGGTTTGGCGGCTAAGGCTGGCTCGGGAAATAAATACCAGCTTGCTGCTCAGTACTTTGCTGGCCAGGTTACTGGTGAGGATTACGCAGATTTCTTGACCAGCTTGCTGTACAATGAGATCTCCTCTGCTGGTAGTGCTGCTAAACTTTGA